In one window of Sciurus carolinensis chromosome X, mSciCar1.2, whole genome shotgun sequence DNA:
- the LOC124972511 gene encoding protein SSX1-like, producing MNRDSSFSKSLREDTQKSEKKYKAFRDISKYFSKKEWAKLSHSEKITYVYLKRNYTTMTSLGLRATLPAFMSSNGQITESQSDDSDEYRNRGSQDESPESASGILQRKRQKMPKKPAREENDPKGVPEAVGSEQAQRQLYPLGKASTSGNQSEKVSGPRKKSVSIWSHRLRERKYLVAYEEISDPEEDD from the exons ATGAACAGAGACAGCTCCTTTTCAAAGAGCCTCAGGGAAGATACtcagaaatcagagaagaaatacaag gCCTTCAGGGATATTTCCAAATACTTCTCTAAGAAAGAGTGGGCAAAGCTGAGCCATTCGGAGAAAATTACCTATGTGTATTTGAAAAGAAACTACACCACCATGACTAGTCTAG GTCTTAGAGCTACCCTTCCTGCTTTCATGAGTTCTAACGGACAGATCACAGAATCTCAGAGCGATGATTCTGATGAATATCGCAACCGTGGGAGTCAAG ATGAATCGCCTGAGAGTGCTTCTGGCATACTACAGAGAAAACGCCAGAAG ATGCCCAAGAAGccagcaagggaagaaaatgatccgaAGGGAGTGCCAGAAGCAGTTGGTTCAGAACAGGCTCAGAGACAACTATACCCACTGGGAAAAGCAAGTACTTCTGGGAATCAAAGTGAGAAGGTATCAG GACCCAGGAAGAAGAGTGTGAGTATCTGGAGTCACAGGTTGCGGGAAAGGAAGTATCTCGTGGCATATGAAGAGATTAGCGACCCTGAGGAAGATGACTGA